The genomic segment AATCGTGCTTTAAGGGAGATCCGGCGTTTCCTCATTCATTGTGTGTCAGAGAATTTGGCCATTTTTCTTACACAATTGGTTGCGTATACGTGCTGAAGGAATGTGAAGCGTTCCTGCCTTTCGAAGATTTTTGTTGGCGTTTGATCAGCCATAGAAAGCGATGGATTCCTCTCAGTCAAAGCTGAGAGTGGAGGTGGGACGACACTCGACACAGAATCCATATCCACAGAAGCGAATCGTCGCGGTAGGTAAAGCTGTGGATGTGTGATGCTTCTAATCGACAGAATATGTTATCTGTTGCTGAAAATGCGCACATGATGAGAAGGTAGAGAGATGATGAGCGTTGCCATAGAGACGGGATGCTGCGCTCAGCCGCTGCATCACTGGATCAGGGCCTAAAGCAGTGATACGTGTGTAAAACTGAGGCTGATAAAAACAGAAGGCTGAATTAATTTTATTCCACTCCATTACCAAATTGGGTGTCCTGTGTTTGTAGTACCAAATcctacatatatattttttacaaatgaTAGGTGAAGCTAGAGGACTCCAGTCATGTTCAGGGAGAGCAGCTAAGCCTGAAGCAGGGGGGAGTTATTTGTTCCTCCCTATGCTCCGTATATATCAAACACCAGCCTCTGTTCCCAGTGTCTGCACCAGCTCCCTCTCTCGCTTTGGACTCCTACACATTTTGTTCAGGCAACAGGAGGTTGCAGAATCTGAAGAGCAACATGATTCTGTACTCATACCAGTGACTCAGCCTTTATCTGGTCCCACTCCTCACACCACTCTCTCCCCCACCAGTCGAACATGAAGAGCATGGAGCGGGAGCTGCATTGCCCGGTGTGTGACGAGATGGTGAAGCAGCCCATCCTCCTGCCGTGtcaacacagtgtgtgtctgctgtgtgcgGCTGAGGTGCTGGTGCAAAAGGGATATCCTCCACCTGAGCTCCCTCCAGAACCCCACTCGCCGGCCTCCACGCCCAACACCCGCTCCCCGCGTCAGGCACGCAGACCCACGCCGAGGACCCCCGACCGCCTGGAGCGGGTCCTCAGAACAGGTAGTGGAAGGATGCAGAGATTCTTTGTGTTCATCATTCACCATAAGCTTTGTCCTCCCtcgaggaaaaaaaaggagtgaCATCATGATATTACGATTCAGGTGACGATGGCGTGTGATGTCACTGCATCCCAGTCAAATAGATGATCTGGCTGACTCATCACTATCCTGCTGCAGACCTACACACATTAATCTCATGACTTATTTACCTGCATGTAGAGCAAAGGGCCACAGAGGCAGAGCAGCAAGTATCTGTGGAGCAGGTGTGTTTCAGAGCGTGTGTGTAAGCAAATAGCTTTTTCTCCGCTGTGATGTGACCTTTACATAAACAGCAATTCtgcttttcacattttctcacaAGTCTTCTTTATTATCTGTCTTTCCTCCCAAACCAAATCCTCCATTCAACAAAcacaccttcttcttctctacaTCTCAACccgtctctttcttctccttcatctcgGCCACACCTGTGTCCTTCTCCCAGTGTGCGGGACATACCCAGGGCGAAGGCGGAAAGACGCCCCTCCCCCCATGTTGTTCCCATGTCCTTCCTGTCAGCAGGACGTGGAGCTCGGAGAAAAAGGCCTGACAGAATGCCTCCGCAACCTCACCCTGGAGCGTATTgtggagaggtgtgtgtgtgtatgtgtatgtgtgtgtactgtagcAGACAGGGTAACAGGTACAGTCTGGTTCCATCAGAGTTCTTACTGCTGTCTAGAACATGACTTGTGCTTTTTGATTTGGATCATTATAAGCTTGAAATCAAGAACAAACCACTTCATAGGGCAATAAAGAAACGCAGCAAATAAAGCGCCTAGTCAATACTGCTTTATAAACGAGACAGGAAATCATTTGCTGGAAGGAGAAGCTTTAATGAATCTCTCCTTTACCCCAGATTCAAGGTAAACCTAAGTGCAGATTGCAGGGACATCTAAAATAACTGCAGtgtctgacaacaacaactctGGCAAAGTGGTTAAGTTTAACAAAAAGTGATAAGGAAGAGTAAAGTATTGCATATCCTTCTTAAATGTTAATTAAGTGAGAGGTAAAATGATCTGAGattgcaggaggtagtttcatAGAGTCACGTGCAGCAGTTTCTTGAGGTAGTCGTTCTTTTGGAGAGTGTGACGCTGCATGTTTTACTGCTCAGAATGTACAAacaaaacagctgctgctgctgtatctAGGTCAGGCTGTAACAGAGTCCGACTCCTAACTTGTGAAAAGAGAGCAGGGACAAGCATCTTCCAAGTTGGAAGAACTTCTTTGCtttctgtttttgctgctgCAGAACTTTGCCCTAATCTCTGTGTATCCCTATCTGCCATCCAGGTACAGGCAAACGATAAGTCTGGGCAGTGTGGCCATCATGTGTGGTTTCTGTAAACCCCCTCAGGCCTTGGAGGCCACTAAAGGCTGCGCCGACTGTAAGTCCAACTTCTGCAACGAGTGTTTTAAACTGTACCACCCCTGGGGAACTCCCCGGGCTCAGCACGAACACATCCTACCCACCAACAACTTCAGGCCAAAGGTTAGTCTGTTGCTGTGTTATGTACACGACACACAGAAGATCTCCTTCTATTGTCTTTGTGCCTAATCCTCCTTTGTGCTCCAGGTCCTAATGTGCACGGAGCACGAGCAGGAGAAACTTCTGTGGTACTGCCGCAACTGCCAGAGGCTGCTGTGTCCGCTCTGCAAGCTCCGACGTGTCCACCATGGACACAAAGTGTTGCCTATAGCACAGGCCTACCAGGCCCTCAAGGTGAGCCTGTGGAGTCTGTGTGGACAGGCTCAGGATTATAATCAGGATCCGGCTTAGAaattaaacttttgttttggTGCTGCAGGACAAGGTCAACAAGGAAGTCGACTTCATCCTGGCCAATCAGGAGACGATACAGAGTCAGATCACTCAGCTGGAGGCAGCCATCAAACAGACGGAGGTGAACCAGAGTTTCTCTGCTTTGTGAAAGTGTCTGTTTCTTCATTGTCTTTGGACAAATGAAGCAGAATTTGTTTCACACTATACTGTGGACTACACAATTAAtccttttatttgtcctctATATAATAGGTTGAACACAATTTGttgaaaaaggcaaaaaagcaAAGGTTCTGACACTAATAGACAATAATCCTATTTAGTGGAAgatatttttattgtgttttaatccATTTAAATCACTTTACTGTGTAAACAGCTGCAACTAAGGGGACAGGTAGTGTTAGCACGCCCTCTAGAGGCCCAGGGCTCTAGTGCAATGGCCCACTCTGCAGGCAATAGCTACAACCTTGTCTCTGTGTTGTCATTCCTTATCTGTCACTGCACTTAATCATATCCGTCCAGCTCATCGGGGTCcttccctgtctgtctgtctgtctgtctgtctgcaggctAACAGCACAGTAGCCCTGCAGCACCTGATCTACAGTATCCGGGACCTGGGAGCGGCTGTAGCCGAGCGTCAGGGGGCTTTGGCTCTGGCCGTGGAGGGATCTcgcagcaggagggaggaggcccTGTCTGCTCAGGTCTCAGAGAGGCGTGGACTGATGGAACACGCCGGCCTGATGGCCTACACACAGGAGCTGCTGAAGGAGACTGACGCACCCTGCTTTGTACAGGCTGCCAGAGTCACTCACAACAGGTAATGTAACTGTAACACACCAGCTTTTTGACCGTTttgtctccttttctctcttcttcatttGTCCCTGTGTCTGTCCCCCTTCAGGCTGGTGAAGGCCATCGAAAACCTGCAGTGTTTCACCTTCGCTGCAGATTCCTCCTTCAGACATTTTCACCTGGATGCGACAAAAGAGGTCAAACTCATCAACAGCTTGGAATTCATCCGTGGTGCGCTCAGTTCTTTGTTCCCATGATGTGAATTCTGCAAAAAATCTAATCACGCTTTGTTTATAAGCCAGTTTATGAAATCTCTCCGTTGCCTTTGGCTAATCCGCAGCTCCAGTGGCTCCAGTCATCGACACTCAGAAGACATTGGCTTACGACCAGCTGTTCTTGTGCTGGCGCCTCCCTCAGGACTCGGCCCCAGCTTGGCACTTCTCTGTTGAATACCAGCGACGAGCGGGAGGAGCCGCAGCCACGTGGGGCGGAGCCAGATCCCCCAACGCTGAGACGTCATGGCAGCGCCTGGATGAAGTGAGAGGGACGAGTGCCGTGGTCGAGCGGCTGCAGATCGACAGCGTGTATGTTCTCCGGGTGAGAGGATGCAACAAGGCCGGGTTCGGAGAGTACAGTGAGGAGGTGTACCTCCACACACCCCCCGCACCTGGTGAGATATGCAGACGTGTTACATCATATCGTcagttttttaagtttttacatttcatacacTGCAAAAAAATCGTCTTTCCACTTTGTAAAAACTGTTGATACAAGAATAAGTAGTATGCAAGATTTGAATTTTTCTAACTTCCATATTTTCCAGAATTGCCATTGATTGAGTGACTAATCTTGAtcattctttttctctccatcccttgATTTCCTCCATTCCcacttttatttgattattttagcTCCAAACCCTCTTTTTTGTGTTCGTCATTCCAGTTTCATCCTGGTGCGACTCTTTGTGCTTCTGTCTTCGCTGCAGGTCTGTTTCATTGCACTTTCAGCTATTCTTTTCTTTACACAGTTCATCCATTGTTCGATCTTGTTGGTTCTACATATGGTAAAACAAATCTCTACTCTGTCTCTCATATTAACTGAAAGGTCACTTCCTATTTCCCTCTTTAAAACATCTTTCTCTCTTGATCTGCCTCTCActcttcttcacctcttttTTCACGATGTGTTGAGACTTGTTGTAGTTTTGAATCTGTCCCAGCTTCTGCAGGATCTAAgtctttcctccctccttgACTCCTTTCCTTTTTACTCCcctatccatctctctccctcctcactcctccttctctcacctcctcccagtGCTGAGTTTCTCCTTGGACTCTCGCTGGGGTTTGCACTCTGACAGGCTGGCGCTGGGTAGAGGCCAGACCTACGCCCGCAGCGTGCCGGgcctctccctcctgcaggtCGCTGACCGCacgctcacttcctgtcacctgacctcgGACCTGCTGGTGGCTGACCTGGCCGTCACTAAGGGCCGACACTACTGGGCGTGCTCTGTGGAGCCTGGGTCCTACCTGGTAAAGGTGAGAGCAAATCTTGTCAGTTGTTTGGATGATATATCGGCCTCAGCTCCACCTTACTTACCGACTCAAAGTGGATACGACTgaatctttctgtgtgtgtctctctcttgcaGGTGGGAGTAGGCCAGGAGACGAAGCTACAGGAGTGGTTCAACCTCCCTCAGGACATGGCCAGCCCTCGGTAACTAAATCTCTCCTTGCTAAATATACAACCGACCTTGTTTCTCATGCCCTGGAAAAGAACAGCATATATGAATGGGATTTATTGGGACCTCATATTTATTGGTAGCACATTCACTGACATACAGGGGGATTACGAGCCACGCCAGAACTGTtccttattgtaagtcgctttagataaaagcatcagctaaatgaaaaatgcaaatgtttgtaaatgtgaCTGTCGATTAGAGCATGTTTACATCAGGATTATTGGAGTTTTAATTGATGttttggccacttgggggcagtgGAACCACTTGTAAACAGGAGCTTGTAAATGAGAGTGGAGAGGCTGAATCAAAACGGTCAAGTTAAAAgttgtaaaactaaaacaaggAGCATTAAGCCTTGATATCATTAGAAGAACTTACTTTCCTATTCAGCTTCTTTATTTTTGCAATGCTAAATCATTTCTTGTCACAACCTTTTTTACAAATCCATATTAAACTTGgacaacatttttataaatgtacaGTCTAATATAAGTTATTAAGATCCCTGTTAATAGAAttgtgtttaaagttttaaGTGGATATTTTAAGTGGagcaatgactgtggactatagtggatcacatcctgatgctggatcgtgatcgcgctggctgctgaccagagactatgattgcagcaggactgcttgacatatagtattgaagttatccttcaaaaatgtttaccctcatcgatgctgctaaaaaactttaatcccgatgatgttttccttactcttgctgagggttaaggacagaggatgtcacaccatgttaaagccctatgagacgaattgtgatttgtgaatgtgggctatacaaataaaatttgattgattgattgatttattgattgatataAAGCTTGACAATTTCAATCAAGACAGAAGCTTGGCAAGTGGAGTCTTCACATCTTCAGGTCAATGATTGATCCTCAGGTCCTACTGCGTTTTTGTTGAGATACATAATGAACATATTTATCCGTCACTCAGCTTTTCTCTTGTTCAGCCTAATGTCTTCCTCCCCTCTACCTCCCTCAGCTGTGACCCAGACAGCGGCCATGACAGTGGAGCAGAAGACGGCCAGGACTCCCCTCCCTTCTGCTTCCTCACCATAGGCATGGGCAAGATCCTGCTCCCACAAGGGCACGGCCACAGTCAGAGCCAGGCGGACAGCCAGAGCCAGAGAGGAGTGCACTCCCACGGCAGCACCCACGGCAACCTGCCTCACCCTCACACGGCTCCTCTGCCGCCCCGACTGGGAGTGTTACTGGACTGCGATAAAGGACGGGTCACCTTCTACGACGCCCACTCGTTGCGGGTGCTGTGGGAGGCCCACGTGGATTGCTCAGCTCCGGTGTGTCCGGCCTTCTGCTTCATCGGCGGGGGGGCTCTGCAGCTCCAGGACCTCGTGGCCAGTCGGAGCGTCGAGGAGCCGCCGCCACGGAGGGTGACCATCCAGACACGGGCCACAAATCTGAGCAAGTAAAGAAGGAGGCAGTTTATGCACAGAGTTCACTCAGAGATCACTCATCATGTcgttggaggaggagatggtgtGTGAGTTCCTAATTAACATCTTTTGATACTTAAATGAACTGTCAACGATAGGGAGATCCCACGATAAATATCTGATATTGTTTTGCATTTGCAcctgaaaatatcaaatctctCTTTCTTGCTTGATAGTATTTTTGTTCCTTGACTTTGGACATTGTGGCTGAAGTGATTTCCGACTATGCAGAATCCTGTTGACAGGGTGAGTCAAGCACCTTTCTAACAGATTAGAACAATGACTTGCATTGTAAGAAAATCTGGTGTCCATTTACACTTGTCTTAGTTTTTCCCAGACATCAAAAAATTGCATGCAAGTGTAACTTGGATACATAACTTACAGCAATGCAGGTAACTGTCACCTTGTAATAGCACCTCAGATGAAGTGTATGTCTAATTTTCTATCTTAATTCTTATGTAGCCTCAACACGTGTCATGAATGTGTAAATATTGCAGTGTTACAGAGTGTGAATATGTTTTGGTTGGTGATTAGTAAACCTCTGCTGGCTCGAGTCAGGACATGAACTTTTTATAGTCACAGTTTTGCATTTCAGAAGGATGTGCGTGACATGTCGGCTGAGTAAAGGTCTCACTGTtgcctctgtgttttcagatttacAGAGATCAGAGTTTTAAAAACAAGGTTGTGAAGAACAATGTTCTCGTCACGCTGGTTTACTAACAAACCTGTGAAGACGTGTCATTGTTTTTTACGTTTCGAGAAAAGTTGAAAATGTAGATGGCCTACTCGTTCAGTATTAAGCTGTGGCGTCTGACTGATTTGCACATACATATTAATGATCAGCTGGAGGAAGCGGATGGATGACAACCAGCTGAAGAAGGTCTAATTTAAGAGCTCTGGTTTCTTACAGCGTTCCCCTAACGCAACTGACAGTCGCCCATCTACTAACTGACTGACTCCCAGTTATGTTGAGGGAATGTAAGAGTCGAgttatgatttattttaatgcaaGAGATTGTCTTTATTctaatattttcaaaataactGGCTCTGactgtattttaatatataatatgattttctgctgtgtgtgtgtgtctgactgagagagggagagctctGGCTGTGACTTTCATGCTttctgatatgtgtgtgtgtgtgtgt from the Limanda limanda chromosome 11, fLimLim1.1, whole genome shotgun sequence genome contains:
- the trim46a gene encoding tripartite motif-containing protein 46; the encoded protein is MAEAELQTFTSIMDALVRISSNMKSMERELHCPVCDEMVKQPILLPCQHSVCLLCAAEVLVQKGYPPPELPPEPHSPASTPNTRSPRQARRPTPRTPDRLERVLRTVCGTYPGRRRKDAPPPMLFPCPSCQQDVELGEKGLTECLRNLTLERIVERYRQTISLGSVAIMCGFCKPPQALEATKGCADCKSNFCNECFKLYHPWGTPRAQHEHILPTNNFRPKVLMCTEHEQEKLLWYCRNCQRLLCPLCKLRRVHHGHKVLPIAQAYQALKDKVNKEVDFILANQETIQSQITQLEAAIKQTEANSTVALQHLIYSIRDLGAAVAERQGALALAVEGSRSRREEALSAQVSERRGLMEHAGLMAYTQELLKETDAPCFVQAARVTHNRLVKAIENLQCFTFAADSSFRHFHLDATKEVKLINSLEFIRAPVAPVIDTQKTLAYDQLFLCWRLPQDSAPAWHFSVEYQRRAGGAAATWGGARSPNAETSWQRLDEVRGTSAVVERLQIDSVYVLRVRGCNKAGFGEYSEEVYLHTPPAPVLSFSLDSRWGLHSDRLALGRGQTYARSVPGLSLLQVADRTLTSCHLTSDLLVADLAVTKGRHYWACSVEPGSYLVKVGVGQETKLQEWFNLPQDMASPRCDPDSGHDSGAEDGQDSPPFCFLTIGMGKILLPQGHGHSQSQADSQSQRGVHSHGSTHGNLPHPHTAPLPPRLGVLLDCDKGRVTFYDAHSLRVLWEAHVDCSAPVCPAFCFIGGGALQLQDLVASRSVEEPPPRRVTIQTRATNLSK